The sequence GAATAATTAatagttacaaaaaaaaatttatattttatattttatattttgatacTTGATAGGGTTCAGTCATTTAGAAGAGCAtgagaataaattaaaataataacattTGTACAATTCAATCACTCAAACtcgtttaaaatatatatacccACACTCATCCCGATATAATTAAACTGGtgattttattattcattttaGTCTCAAACATATATAATAATACTTGCTAATTACGtaaatatgttttaatttagaaatataataTGTTACAATAATTGAATATTCGCCACATTAATAATTCGAACATTACAAAGTaaacataaattataaatataataactaacaaaagattaaaaattaaagaaaatttgGATAGACATGTCGATTAATGTTCACACCCGTTTTTAATAAGAATTTTAGTACTTGTTCTTGTCtcaagatgtatatatataggggtggactataataaaaacactcttaagtgtataaaatataaacgttttttaatgtacgaattttatgtagaacacgtatgaatttatccaacagagttacgaattgcgaaaaataaatttttgttacctttgggattcgaactcaggaccacgaattcatccaacagggttacgaatcaaccgtagatcttgatgatctaagggctgaaaataattcttattttatattttaagaagtgtacttattttagtcTTTCTCTatattgctcttatttcttattttaatatgtgctctcacggtagcccacccttatatatatatagggtttgcATCTATAGAGAAACAGCCCTTATATATAGAAAGAAGAATAAATCTGATCCATCCGTTCGTTGATGATGGGCGGCCGAGATTAATTCAATCtggtaatttaataattaagatTTTAAGCCGTTTAATGAATACCTCGTTCATAAGGTTAAATCGGTCATCATACTTTTCCACAAATTTGTTCCAGAAATCATATCATGTATTTCACTCTTTCCAATCAAGGCTAAGATTTAGATTGAATACCATGGATTCTAATTATCGATCGTTGGTtcattattttctcaattttctaCGAACAGGTTCGATTAATTTTGGAGGAATGTTTTTGACATTGGTTTTCTTGAACTTTTGAATTGTAATAcctttttttatcagaaaatataaatataaaataaaaaagcgTTGGCACCAGCAGTGCCTAAAAATCAATCTTCagtgaattaatagattaaaCTGCCGCTCATCCAAGTTAAAAAACTCATATCATTCTCACTTAAGCTATAAAccttgttccaactccaaaaTCTGGCCTTATCTCCCGGATGAAGCTTTGAATTTCCCATGTCTTGTCGTCAAACCTGCTATCATTACGATACTTCCACAACATCCAATTGACACACATCCACAATGCCGAGAGGAATTTGCAACTCTTCTTTTTTCCCATGTTCGTAAAGGCGTCGAAGTGTGCAATAATATTTTGTGGATGTGGAGCACTGACTCTCAGCCATTTCTGCATTTTGATCCACACTGCTTCTGATTTTGGGCACGTCAAAAACACATGCGCTATCGATTCGAATTGATTGCAGCAAGCATTAGACCAGCCCTCCTCTTCGCCAACCAAGATGTTTCTTTTCCTCAAATTATCGCACGTTGGTAACCTGTTCCTCAGAATCCTCCAGCTCGTGACTCTTGCCTTCTGTGGTGTCGGTGTATCCCACACTCTTTTCAACATCTCTTTAATACTAtcataatattaatattgaaCTGAAGTAATGTTTTGTGTCAACGGGAATCTTGATACATTGGTATAATAACTATTGAACCTCaatatattactctctccgtccacgaatcttgatacatttgttttcagcacgagaattaaggaattgtagattagtgttttaagtgtgtaggtaatcaagtagaaaagtgataaagtagaagagtgtaggtaataaagtaaaaaaataataattaaggagtaataattaaaaacCCTTATTTTTTGGCtaattgttattatatttagaaatgcatcaagattcgtggaatggtccaaaaagaaatatgcatcaagattcgtgggacggagagaatacTTACGAACATTGGATGAACTCCACAAATAACATTATAACTAATGAACCATATTAAACTTTTCTATGAAACTACATTTTCTATTTTGAGCATGCATTCAGTTATATATGAACATTCATTATAAATAATGAATGTGGTATCCATAGCGAGTTTTCAAGTTTAAGTATATAATTCAATGAACAACGATAATATAAGTGAGATGAAGGAGATTAACGTGGAAGAAGAATCCATCAGAAACTGTAACGTATTCAAATCTTCCAAAAATAAGTGGATTGATTAGAACTGTAAAGGTAGTAACGGATATGTTTAGAGAGTAATTTATTATCATATCCTTTGTGCTAAAATTAACGGATATGGATGCATGAAATTAGATGAAATATTGAGAGTTGAGATAATTAGATGAAATTAACGGTTGAGAAAACTCAATGAATGAGTTTGTTTCTCTCTATATTTATATTTCTCCATTGAACATTT comes from Salvia miltiorrhiza cultivar Shanhuang (shh) chromosome 3, IMPLAD_Smil_shh, whole genome shotgun sequence and encodes:
- the LOC131018864 gene encoding uncharacterized protein LOC131018864 gives rise to the protein MLKRVWDTPTPQKARVTSWRILRNRLPTCDNLRKRNILVGEEEGWSNACCNQFESIAHVFLTCPKSEAVWIKMQKWLRVSAPHPQNIIAHFDAFTNMGKKKSCKFLSALWMCVNWMLWKYRNDSRFDDKTWEIQSFIREIRPDFGVGTRFIA